ACTGGTAACAATATATTCAAATTTTTAATTACTTGAATGTGATTTGATAATAACACTAAGAAGAAAGGGTAAACGTCTACATAAAGTGCAGTatacttaaataaaaaatacatctttttaaTAAGCAAACTAACAGTGGTATAAGGATGCAGCATCAGTCCATAgtctgcaaaagaaaacagctgtacAGAGCAACACAGAAGTATTGCACCTAACCTGAAGGAGAAATTGTAACAACTGGTTTTGTCTACTTaacacacagatttttttattactttttttttttttttttaaattaaaccttACCCAAAGgctcttgtttgttttggcatTTTTCCTTAAATGCAATGATGATCTTTTTCATGAGTTCATCAACTGCAGCGTTGGATGGTGCACAAACCAGAAAACGGCTCTGCTTCATCCTGGCATTTTTTTTGCTCGTTTTCTCAGTCCTAGTGTTCTGGAGATTAATTAACAATAAACCAAGACAGGCTCCTGAGATTGTTTCCACTTGCATTTCAGAAGTCAGACAGCACATTCAACTTAATCAGCATGCAGAGTATAGGTATATGTTACTTAAACTCTTTTAAGGTAAGCCTCACATCGAGTACAGCACGTCATTCAAACAAGTATCATTTGCACAAGCTCCCTTCAACAGTTATCTGATGGATGCTAATACAAAAACCATTAAACTGGACAGGTCAAATAGCACTgttaaaaatatcttaataCTTTGATGTATTACTTTTAATAAAACATACGTTCAGCaaatttctattcttttttaattgtctaCGTTCTGTAAAGcaaatgttttccaaagcatccaaaaatattatttccacCATTGCAGCCTATTCTGTTCTGGTTTAACTAATTCAGTTTAATGAACTGCATCCCTAGTCATTATCACTCCTACTCTTCCATTTAGCTTAAGCTACCACTGACTTGCATTGAGAAACCAAACACCCACACAAGATGGCTGCCCCACATTCACCTACCTCGCTCAAAACACGAGACAAAAGTCCAACTATAGTTTTGGATTTCCCAGTTCCAGGTGGCCCATGGATAAGACAGATTTTGGCAAGCCCTGGATGTTGCTTTACCATGGCATAAGCTGTTTCAATGGCTCTCTTTTGATCTTCGTTGTATTCACTCATAGAAAACGTCTGAAGGAACCGACAGGAAAATACTGACTTAATGCTGATTAAGCATTATATAATCCCAGAATGTTCCCTTAGCTAAGGCTCACAAAATCAAAGTGCATGGAAGCTTTTGATGCCAGGTTTGCTCTTAGACGCATACCCAATCCTGACTGAAAAGCTGTAGTGATGCTTCCTCTACAAAACTGCATTACCTTTCCCACACTACTCTTAACTTCCTGAACAGACCACTccagcaaagaaacaaaggtGTCCCGTTGCACCTCAACAAATACAGCATCATCTCTATTCACCCAATCAACCAACTCTGAAAAGCAGAGTGACTCAGTGCTTTTGAAACCTTTCTTTTCACTCTTGGTCACCTCCAAAATCAGCGTGCAGAATCAGTTTTGCAAAATTCACAAGATCCAATTGCCCACCTGCCATTCCTATCACTTTCCCTAGGCATAGGACTTACAGCGTTTTCTGAAGCTACAGGCAAATCTCTTGGACAGAAGTCACTGTAACTTGGATTTATGATGGGTTTAGCCAAGGGACTCCTGCTCAGTAGTAGCAGACCTTTGAATGATCGCTGTGTGGGCACTAAGGAGCCAACCACCACACACTTCACTTGATTATTTATGAAGAATGACAAATTTCCTCGAGTTTGTACAGAAAGATGACAGACAATATGCTCCATTTGTCCTATTAaaagagaagggaggagaaatgACAATAAAAATTGTTAATTCAAAGAATATTCAAAATGATCACTGAAAGATATTCAAAAAAGTTACATAAAAATATTGTCAGAATTAGGAGTTGTCTTCTATTAGGCAAATAATTCTTGCCAAAATAACCTGTTTTCTTTGGGCAGCATTAATCTTGATATTTGGTAAACCTTGCATTTCACTGCTCAAGTTACAGAGGACTGAGAAGATTTTATGCAGTGATGTCACAGAAATTCATCACACCTCATATCTAACAACAATGCACTCCTAAAGATGCACAGCACTTAGCTACGAGTTTCTGCTCTTACAAAAGTAAGAACACGTTTACTGAAGTCTGTAGAAAATGCATGAAAAGCCAACCAAGTCTGTATATTCACCTGTTGGCTTTTTACAAAGTTTCTAGCACATAGTAAGCATGCTGACACGCTGAGCTGAAACAACAATATTTCCTCTGAGGTAATTGCTACATCCCTCATCAACCAGCTCCAAAGAAGAATTTCATggtatcatttttatttctgtcccAACTACTTACTGGTTAAGCAGCCAGATGCACGAGAAAATCGCCTCACAAGACCAACATGATTCACCAGGTGGTCCTCCAACTCCCTGTCTTCCCCAAAGGCATCCTTTTTCTGGCCCACCAGAAAGATTAAGTCATCCTCCTTTGGATGGAGCTGCTTTGTCAAAtcattttcctcaaaataacctacacaaaaatacattttaaagttaGAACTGTAAAAGGAAATCAGGCACAACTACTTCCCGACTAACAAAATGCTACAATTAACATGTTACATATTTCAGTAACACCTACTCGATAGCTGTTGGAAATTCTCAGAATCAGTAATCTTCTATCAGGCAAAGACCTCAGTGAAGCAGCAAagtttttttgctgttactgCAATAGTGGGCATGTGCCTCTTTGTGGCGAGGGAGAAGAAACACCTCTCATTATATAAATTTTCTCTCACTGCAGCTAATTACCCTCCTGTTCCCCTACTGGCTAGGTACAGCAAGCTCACAGTCTACATGACACATCTGCTAATCCATTTTTCCATAAGGTCTATCACCAGCCCATTAAGATCATTTTGCACTTTCCTATGGATAGAGAAGAACAATATTTCTTGAAGCTGTCACACCTGTTCTCATGTCAGACCTTCCTCACCCTGCTCTGTATTTTTGCCTTATCTCTCACTACTTACAAAAGCCATGTTTAAGAAAAACTCTTATCAGGAAATAGCTAAAAGTTGCTAAGCCCAGTTCCTGATTTATGATACCCCGTCTCCTGTGCTAACAAGCATAAATTTAATcatacatttacatttatttagCAACCTTTCCCTCTTCAATGAATGTGTGTACTCCTTCATGCACTCCTTCGCAGAAGTTCATATTGTTCATGTTTGATAACTGTGGGCATTGCTCAAGCCCTCTGGATTAATTTCCTACTCTGTTCAGCATTTCCCACCCTCCATCCTGTTCTGCTTCTCAGTGCCCTTGTGAAAACAACCTATGTGGCCATTTTAACCTATGCAGCCATTTTGTAAGAAAGTTATAAATTCAGTCATGGAagtttccactgcaaaaacacagtCTAACTCTCACAAAGCTACAGACGAGATTAACTCCATGCTGCAATCTTCTGAGCCATGTAAAAGCAGAACAAGTCAAGGATTGTTTTATTTGCTAGAATAAGAGGAAGCAACATTCCAAATGAGTAAAACTATCCCAACACTATACAAATAACTTCTGTACTGAACCAATCATGATGAAGCACAAGTTCCTTGCAAAAGgcttatttctgttctgtacaTTCTGTAAAGCACAAATTAAAGATCCTTTCAGTACATAAAGCAAATAAGAACTTCATACATTTGGTGAAGCAACCACAGTAGAAAAGGTAAGAGGAATAGAGATGAGACCCCTTAGCAGTTACATGTCAAGAACAGATAGAAAAACTAGAGGTAGCAATATCTGGATTCCTACTACACTGCTACTCTAATTCCACGACTCAAGACCGCACTTTCAGAGCTGAAGAACCATATCAGTGAACAAAATGTATCACATTCTAAGAAATAAGTGAGACAATACAACTTAAATTCACTCAATACATCTGtatctgtattttgaaaataaagataaattgtagagaaaaaaagtaaatcataAGCCTACCTTcctacaattattttaaattgacaTGACACTCAATGCATGTGTCAGATGCTTATTTCTACCTTTAGGTACTTTGCTTGTTATTAGGCACTGTCTACCTGAAAATAAAGACTAAGTCCCATTTGAAAGCAAatcaacacaaaacaaagagatCACACCAAACACCACACTTACCTATAAACTCTGCCGTATTCAAATCCGCACAGAAGTTCTGTAAGTAGAAGCAGTAAGTcttgtctttcatcttctgGTTTTCTACCCACTCTTGTGCCAGCTATGTATTAGAAAGTAAAAGCTACATAAAAACACTTAGAAGGATTTAGGGATTCAGAAGAACAGCTCATCACGACTCCAAGTGCTGTCGAACACAAGATATATGCAGCAAGCaaaaatgcttttacttttcctgCCATTTTAAATACATCTTTCTTACACAGCCCTTTAAAACAAACGTGAGTTTTTCTGCCTTGCATCCTCATGCATGCCAGCATTATCCTGGTActgacttaattttttttggtcttacttcaactggagaagaaaagcaatgacTAATcttaaaaacatcatttttaacTAAAGGAACACTGTGTTTCCTATTAAAACTATTGTATAGaattcttctggaaaacagtgcTTTCTAGATTAACCTACACTCATGTTAACTTCTCAGCAATgactgaaactttttttttttaataaacacagAGGATGTCATTGAAAAAcctgttacaaaaaaaaaaattgctgtttttaagCTTTAAACGTTACAGAGgaacaatttgttttttttaaatattccctATTGCATGTTGTTGGGAATGCGCACGAAAAAGCCTTGCCCCAAATCATTCCTGTGTTCAGATGAGTATCTCAACCAATCAAGAACATTTTTGTAATgtaaacagaaaacagttttatatCTCTTTCCAAAATTTACTAACTATGGCTGATTAAAACAAACTAAGAAAAACTTACTGTTTCAAAGGCATTTAGCATCATCAAGGGGAAAAACGTATTAAAATAGTCATTGTATCCCTGAAACCTGATGGGAACAGAGGCGACTACAGATTGTAGGAGAGTATTTGGAGGTCCAAACTGCATGGAGTTTGCAAACATTTCATAAGTCCATTTCAGAACCTCCTTAACAAAAATATTATGATCGTGCTGCTGAGCgccaagaaaagaagaagaatgcTCTGCTCGGACAGGCCGTCTGGAAATATTCGAAGCATTGTTGCTCTGTGTATTTCGTGGCTGGAGAACGTTATTAGAAATCTGAGGCTGAGGAATTTTACTGGAACTTGGAGTCTTGCATGTTTGATTTCTTGTTGACGTAGCCTTTTCACTCGGTGGTCTCAACGCAGCAGGTTTTGCAACGCTAGCTCTGCTTTTTAAAGCTTGTGGttgtttttcaacattttcaagATCTTTGCTGAAGGCTGCATTTCGTGAAGAACTTACTGAGCTGAAAATTTTAGTAGTGGAAGGTTTTCTTGGTGGCAGGGAAGAAGGCTTCGCAAACAGGTGATCTGATTCTGAACTGGTAGCCGAATGCTTGCTACAGCAGTCtcctattttttccactttttctgtACAGTCTTTGTACTTACATTTCACAACAGTCAAGGGCTCATTCTGCTGAAGGCTTTCAGTGCTAtctatttccatttcctctgtTCTTGTAGTAGCTATAGAACCGTCTTTAGCATCTTCATCCTGTGAACACAATTCCATATCCACAGGATCTAactgagttaaaaataaatcatcatcatcactgtTTTCATCTGGTTTgcactcattttcttttgaagctgTCATCCCAAATTCAGGCTGGACGATGCAGCCTTCTTCTGGTTTACCTTTAGCATCTCCAACAACTGCAGCAGAACATGGACTTGAATCCATAAGTGCAGGAGGAATCATTACATCACagtcttttgctttgcttgagTCTGAGCAACTAGAGACAAGTGTAGTTTGCACAGCCTCCTCCACAGAGACGCTAGTGATACGTTCTCTCTCAGACGGATAAAAGGTCTctcctgttttttcttctccttgcttCTCTACAGATGGTTCATCAAGACGTTTAGCCTTTTGTTTGACAGACTTTGTATCCGTTGTGCTAGCTTTTTTGCTTCTATCCTCAGAACcccttgaaatatttttcactcGAACAGTTTTGCTGAGCCTTGTCTGCTTTAAAAACTGAAGGTCTTGGCAAGCCagcatttttttgttaatttgtgTAGATAAACTCGGATGAGCAGTTCGTTTAAGTTTCCCCCTCTGTGCAACTCCAACCTTTCCTGCAACTTTACCGTAACTACGCAGTTGAGCCAGACTATCTAAAGAGCGCTGGGATAAATCAAATGCTTTGCGGGGTGCCTTTTTCAGACCAAGCTTTTCCACTGTTGATGTTGGTGCAGGACACTGCCGAGCTTTCTTTGGAGGAACAACAGCAGGCGTTGTCCTGCCaggatgaattttttttaatgtactttgaAGTAGTTTTTTAGTTTGCGTTGTATTCAGAGCTGTTGCTTTAGGACTTCTCTGAATAGTTCTTGCTACCTTAGATTTAGCTATATTTTTATGTGGGCTCAGAGTACTTTTCTTAAGTGCCAGCTTTGAAGCTAATGAGATATTGGATGTAGAAGCTCTGGGTTCCGTCAAATCTGCATTCGGAATTAAGTCTTTATCAACAGTAGTTTTGTCAGTAGAATTCTCCAGTTcatctttcacattttctttagcAGAAAATTCTTGCAAAGCTGAACTAGTTACTTCTGTATTATCAGTTTCTTTCTGATGAGAAGTATTTATCTCCTCCCCTGTCcagtttgttcctttttccaTGGCATCATCACTTACATAATCTGTATCATAACCCCATTCATTTGTGTGATCCTTCAGTAAGCCATCTGAATGACTGCTACCAACTGATGTTGAAGGACAGTCTTGTTTATATTCTTGAGTATCTTGCCAAACTGAGAAGACATCAACTTCTGTTTCAAACTCGAAGTACTGAGAGTCACAGTCTTCAAGTGGCAAGGGAGAGTTTGGCATCTTTGATTCTGATTCGCTATCTGTAACATCATGCTGCATTTCTGATAAAGGTTGCTTTTCAGGACAcgtattttcattaatttcttttgttttctccttgaCAGTAACACTGTTTTCTTCGTCGGAAGAGTCTAAAATTACAATGATTTTATTGCCATGGCTATCCGTATCACAGAGAGTCTGGTTACTCTGGGCATCGTTGGAGGATCTTACTgcacttttcactttccttttaACATCACATGTATTATTATGCATTGAACTTTCCTGACTTGACTGTGACGGAAAATTGACGCTTTTGGCATAAGCAGCTAACGACAATTTACTGAGATCTTTATCGAGCTGGGAGTTTGTTAAAGTATTATCTCCAGAAACCATCCTCACAgaatcctcctcttccttcccctctgaACCGTTTTCtctcttgaaatattttgagcATACTATCAACCTTTCACTTGATTCACATTTGATTGCTACTGGACTGACTGGAAGAGCAGTGTTGGACATATCTCCCTTATTTTCAAAGCTAGATGGAACATAACCACTCACTGAATTTTTAACTGTACAGGATGTCTTTGAAATTTGACTTTTACGGTCACATTTCACTAGGTCTCTTAAATTAGGCTGTTCTTGGTCTTTAAGACAGACAGACTTCAACAACAAACTTGAGTCATCTTTGGTGGATACGTTCTGCAGTGCGGTGTCACTAATATTTGCAAGCAAAATACTGTTATCTTTGTTTCCTTGCATGCCAGGTTGATTTTTAGCAAAGCTGAAGCAGTCAAGTGGCATCTCTTTTTGTTCCTGGTTGTTGGAGACCAGCCCGTATTTAAaagcacttttctcccacgtactttCAGAACTCCTTGAAATATTTGCTAATTCTCTGTCTTCATTTTCACCCACAGCGTTTACTCCCTGATGCTTGCAACAGTCTTTCCTCATACACGAACTACCAGTGCAAAACACAGGTTGCTCTGCTTCTGAAGCACTTATTGCAGAACCACAGTTTTTCAAATCCGCTATTTGAGTTAATAGTCTAGAGTGCCCTTCAGTATTGTGtgtctgaaaatgaagatgCCCAAGTGTATGCACGTCTTCTTTAAACTCTGAAGAGGAACTAGGAGacacttttcttccctttacaTCTGAGCTGTAAACATGCTGTGGAGAATCAACACTAGTTTGAGCAGATAGATACATTGGTGATACGGCTTCTGcttcctgtttgttttccaacACTCCACTTCTTCTAGAATTTGAACTCTGAATACTTGTATTAAAGCCCTGATAACCCACATCACAGTTCCCTGACATAAGATCACTGTTCCTATTTTCCTGAACTTTCCCATGCGTTTCTTTTGCAAAtgatttctgcaggcatttgcACTCCTGAGTTATCAAGTCCTTAGGCTCCTTTTTAATATTTACCAAGAGGCAGTCTGTAGAGGTcaaagattttgaatttttagaTGAATCTTTACAATCCTCTTCCCAGGCACTATTTCTGCCAGCGAAAGAGTTATCTTGACAACGTCCATCCTCACCTTCCTTTGATATGAAGGCAACTGGTGAACAAAGGTTCTCTCTGCCATGCACACTCATCTTATAACCATCACCAGGTGCACTCTTCTCTTGCTTCAAAGAAACAGTGGGTAAAGCTGTAGAGTTCGCATTGTTTTCCACAGATGCAGACACAttcactgctctgctctttaAGTTTCTTATCATCTGCTTTAAGCATATCTGTAATTCCTGAGTTTCTTGGATGTTCAGCTGCCAACCTAAAGATAGATTTCCTCGCAGAAGGAGATTGAGTTTGTCTAAATATTGCTTGCATAGTGCATGCTGACCGATCTGATAGCCTTCTCTAAGAAGGCTGCGTATCAACTGCACACAAGCATGCTGCACAGAGTTAGAAGCCTGTAAAGATATTGTCGATGAACCTCTTGCATAGCTGccagctgctttttcagtacTCCGAGTAAATGCAATTGCTGGAAGCTTAGCACATCTCACCACTGCTTCCACCCATTCTTGAGAGCTAATCCACAGCAAATGCAGgcactttttgtttctgtgtagTTCAATAATTGACACCAAGATCAACAGAAAAAATTCAGAAACTTTGTCACACCGCTGGATTCTTTCATTGAGAATATCCTTGATTTCCGAACAGAGGTAGTGAATGACCTCTCCTATGTATGCCACGCCCAAGTCCTTGAGATCCATTAGTGACTGAACAAAAGGGATGAACCACAGAAACGTGCTGTCATGGACACGCATATCTCTGCCAATATCAGATTGAAGCACATTAGCCAGTGTTTGCATATCTTCATACATGTTGGGGCAGTAGTCCGGACAAATAGCAGTTTTCCACCCAGTGtcctaaaaaataaattaatcatgAATTATGATCATTATTCACATCTTCACAGCTCAATCTGCCTTTGTTTTCCTAGCCTGTTTTTTTCTCACATAGGGGATCTGTTATTAGTTAACATAAGTGAAAAtctaaatgaaaagaaaaaaaaaaaatcaaactactatactcaagaaaaaatatttcttagatTAACTTATGAAACAAATGTAGaactgtatttccttttttttaaaaaaaaaaaaaaagtaattttaaaaccTTCCAGAGATGTTTTAACAATGACATATTTTAACCTCAGAAAACCAGCTATCCTATATTTTAAGtcctttgtttctctgtatCTAAATTGAATTCAGAGTTTTCCTTTAGGTAATGATGTTTGCCTCAATCTCAATACCAATTTTAGTTTTAGTAGAATCTCTGCCTAATTCATAGACACGTTCTTCTCTTTTGCAGCCTGAAAGtaccagaaaaagaagaaagtggcCAGACCTGCTGCTGCTTAAGGCACACAATATtgacttcacttttttttttgcaacagtTATGAAAATTAGTAATAGAACATATTCCCCTCTATTTCAAAGATGATTTAAACTGACACTGTCATTCAGTGGTCAgagtttaaaaagcaaataaaaaatatagttGTTATACCTTTTGAGGCTTTTCTGTGTTATAAGTATATACAATTTGACTGCAAGTAACCATTTCATCACCATAGTCTGTCTTCAATTCAGATTTCGtcctaaaaagaaatattaaccATTACAGATTCCACACAGCTAGCAATCAGAAAGCCAATCAGCCAAGACACAGActtcacttttaaaatactgacCATGTCACTATTAGAAATTCTCCTAGCTATGTTTTATCACTGACATTAAAAACTGTGAAATCTTATTCTATCCTGCTTGTAAAAGAGTGGGAAGCAGAGAAGGGGGAGGAACAGCCTcagaaaaaagtttttcattAAGATGTGGATTTGACTGATTAAATAGAACAAACATTCAAAGTcagttttctttgaatttttgaTCCCTAAGTACAGCCAAATTATGGCTACACTGGCATGTGCTACTCATACGTTCACTCCAGCAAGAACAAGAAGCAAATAGTGATGTTACAAAGTAAGGCTTTCCTACCTTCTCTGAAAAGCATACAGAAAATGTATAAAACTTCTGTGATCATACagtaccttttaaaaaaatctagagAAATAATCCAGACTTAACATGAGCTGAAAGTAAACTCAAATCAGTCATCATATGAAACTACAATAAAATCTAACACAGCATCATCCTATTGAAAATTCTGGAATTCCCATCATTCTATCAAGAGTCTCAGATGTGGCATTTTTCTTCAATCTTAAGCGTGAGCTGGTTATGACACTAA
This window of the Meleagris gallopavo isolate NT-WF06-2002-E0010 breed Aviagen turkey brand Nicholas breeding stock chromosome 19, Turkey_5.1, whole genome shotgun sequence genome carries:
- the SETX gene encoding probable helicase senataxin; its protein translation is MNVCRWCTPSGLDATEYLKSYASKQLSPEDLEGSNDDLCYCLECVVEYHKAREKLPSLHQVLLELETSRLIAHIEKSVREEAGEDDELFIVDENGETQLPVYVGPDFENNLRVPLLEVLKYPYLLLHEKVSELCVEVLCRMEESRTSFQVFEKYPGIYLFLVHPNEVIRRWAILTARNLGKVDRDDYYDLQEVLTCLFKVIELGLFESPDIYRSSVIEKGKLILLPSHLYDNTNYKNYWLGICMLLTVLEEQAMDSLLLGPDKQNDFMQSILHTMEKEADDDSTDPFWPALHCFMVILDQLGSKVWGQLIDPVQAFQTIINSMSYKNEIKNIRNSFIRTKSELKTDYGDEMVTCSQIVYTYNTEKPQKDTGWKTAICPDYCPNMYEDMQTLANVLQSDIGRDMRVHDSTFLWFIPFVQSLMDLKDLGVAYIGEVIHYLCSEIKDILNERIQRCDKVSEFFLLILVSIIELHRNKKCLHLLWISSQEWVEAVVRCAKLPAIAFTRSTEKAAGSYARGSSTISLQASNSVQHACVQLIRSLLREGYQIGQHALCKQYLDKLNLLLRGNLSLGWQLNIQETQELQICLKQMIRNLKSRAVNVSASVENNANSTALPTVSLKQEKSAPGDGYKMSVHGRENLCSPVAFISKEGEDGRCQDNSFAGRNSAWEEDCKDSSKNSKSLTSTDCLLVNIKKEPKDLITQECKCLQKSFAKETHGKVQENRNSDLMSGNCDVGYQGFNTSIQSSNSRRSGVLENKQEAEAVSPMYLSAQTSVDSPQHVYSSDVKGRKVSPSSSSEFKEDVHTLGHLHFQTHNTEGHSRLLTQIADLKNCGSAISASEAEQPVFCTGSSCMRKDCCKHQGVNAVGENEDRELANISRSSESTWEKSAFKYGLVSNNQEQKEMPLDCFSFAKNQPGMQGNKDNSILLANISDTALQNVSTKDDSSLLLKSVCLKDQEQPNLRDLVKCDRKSQISKTSCTVKNSVSGYVPSSFENKGDMSNTALPVSPVAIKCESSERLIVCSKYFKRENGSEGKEEEDSVRMVSGDNTLTNSQLDKDLSKLSLAAYAKSVNFPSQSSQESSMHNNTCDVKRKVKSAVRSSNDAQSNQTLCDTDSHGNKIIVILDSSDEENSVTVKEKTKEINENTCPEKQPLSEMQHDVTDSESESKMPNSPLPLEDCDSQYFEFETEVDVFSVWQDTQEYKQDCPSTSVGSSHSDGLLKDHTNEWGYDTDYVSDDAMEKGTNWTGEEINTSHQKETDNTEVTSSALQEFSAKENVKDELENSTDKTTVDKDLIPNADLTEPRASTSNISLASKLALKKSTLSPHKNIAKSKVARTIQRSPKATALNTTQTKKLLQSTLKKIHPGRTTPAVVPPKKARQCPAPTSTVEKLGLKKAPRKAFDLSQRSLDSLAQLRSYGKVAGKVGVAQRGKLKRTAHPSLSTQINKKMLACQDLQFLKQTRLSKTVRVKNISRGSEDRSKKASTTDTKSVKQKAKRLDEPSVEKQGEEKTGETFYPSERERITSVSVEEAVQTTLVSSCSDSSKAKDCDVMIPPALMDSSPCSAAVVGDAKGKPEEGCIVQPEFGMTASKENECKPDENSDDDDLFLTQLDPVDMELCSQDEDAKDGSIATTRTEEMEIDSTESLQQNEPLTVVKCKYKDCTEKVEKIGDCCSKHSATSSESDHLFAKPSSLPPRKPSTTKIFSSVSSSRNAAFSKDLENVEKQPQALKSRASVAKPAALRPPSEKATSTRNQTCKTPSSSKIPQPQISNNVLQPRNTQSNNASNISRRPVRAEHSSSFLGAQQHDHNIFVKEVLKWTYEMFANSMQFGPPNTLLQSVVASVPIRFQGYNDYFNTFFPLMMLNAFETLAQEWVENQKMKDKTYCFYLQNFCADLNTAEFIGYFEENDLTKQLHPKEDDLIFLVGQKKDAFGEDRELEDHLVNHVGLVRRFSRASGCLTRQMEHIVCHLSVQTRGNLSFFINNQVKCVVVGSLVPTQRSFKGLLLLSRSPLAKPIINPSYSDFCPRDLPVASENATFSMSEYNEDQKRAIETAYAMVKQHPGLAKICLIHGPPGTGKSKTIVGLLSRVLSENTRTEKTSKKNARMKQSRFLVCAPSNAAVDELMKKIIIAFKEKCQNKQEPLGNCGDIKLVRLGAERSINSEVRAFSLDKQVEHRMKRKPTDRDQDIQKKKAALDEKLDMLSRQRAMHRCEKRESQMLDDEIGRLSKERQQLASQLKEVRGHSQKVQTDIILESDIICCTLSTSGGGLLESAFWRQGLDPFSCVIVDEAGQSCEVETLIPLIHRCNKLVLVGDPRQLPPTIKSIKAQEYGYGQSLMARLQRHLEDQVQNNLLRRLPVVQLTVQYRMHPDICLFPSSYVYGRTLKTDKATEENRCSSEWPFQPYLVFDVGDGREERDKDSFSNPQEVKLVLEIIRTIKEKRKDLGLRRIGIITPYSAQKKKIQEELDRVFKNNSPGEVDTVDAFQGREKDCIIVTCVRANSSKGSIGFLASLQRLNVTITRARFSLFILGRLKTLMENKDWNELIQDAQRRGAIIKTSDKSYKKDALKILKLKPTPQNPPCQLPTKAGTTKAPLAEAASSSRKVGEPANPREASRPRELGAGSGHAVPQGTQVADSRRASISAPVEAAALPADKEKPRDPRLASMASRTETKGKEQDPKHSSQSAHRSRESTLQQRLDASSAARDRISRTEPSRKHQQTKGQCDMPSTSPYAAKLEGDRRAQLPERHSKASSERGQCNSSKWNKDPRTSMRRTSESSSVSTDSSSAKRRRTSH